The Halopseudomonas sabulinigri genome window below encodes:
- the recJ gene encoding single-stranded-DNA-specific exonuclease RecJ yields MLIESRQTPEQLPDLGDISPLLTRLYAARGVQSSAELDRGLRALLPYQQLAGIDAAVAVLCAALEQQQSILIVGDFDADGATASSVAVLALRMLGAAQVDYLVPNRFEYGYGLTPEIVAVALQRQPDLLVTVDNGISSIEGVAAAKAAGLRVLVTDHHLPGEQLPQADAIVNPSQPGCAFPSKAMAGVGVIFYVMLALRAALRERGWFAGRGEPSLAEPNLAELLDLVALGTVADVVPLDANNRILVHQGLARIRAGRCRPGIRALLEVAGRAADKLVSSDLGFIVGPRLNAAGRLDDMSLGIECLLTEDEGLALDMARELDGLNRDRKSIERDMQQQALKTLDAMQLDEADLPFGLCLFDAEWHQGVIGILASRLKDRFHRPVIAFADAGGGQIKGSARSVAGLHIRDALDAVAAQHPQLISKFGGHAMAAGLSLAVEHFDAFRQAFDAEVRRQLSAADLTGRLLSDGDLQSHELCMQTAGQLREAGPWGQHFPEPLFHGDFKLVQQRLVGERHLKMLLQLPAGNELYDAIAFNIDPQCWPNPQATLVRVAYTLDINEFRGRQSLQLMVRHVEALPLG; encoded by the coding sequence ATGCTGATCGAGTCGCGTCAAACACCTGAGCAACTGCCCGATCTGGGTGATATTTCCCCGCTGTTGACCCGCCTTTACGCCGCCCGTGGCGTGCAAAGCAGCGCCGAGCTGGATCGCGGGCTGCGCGCGCTCCTGCCCTACCAGCAACTGGCTGGCATTGACGCCGCGGTTGCCGTGCTCTGCGCGGCGCTGGAGCAGCAGCAGTCGATCCTGATAGTCGGTGATTTTGATGCCGATGGTGCCACTGCCAGTAGTGTGGCAGTACTGGCGCTGCGCATGCTGGGCGCGGCGCAGGTTGATTATCTGGTGCCCAATCGTTTCGAGTACGGCTATGGCCTCACGCCGGAAATTGTCGCGGTTGCGTTGCAGCGCCAGCCGGATCTGCTGGTGACCGTGGATAACGGCATTTCCAGCATCGAAGGTGTAGCGGCCGCTAAGGCAGCGGGTTTGCGCGTGCTGGTGACCGATCACCATCTGCCTGGCGAACAGCTGCCGCAGGCCGATGCAATCGTCAATCCGAGCCAGCCCGGCTGCGCTTTTCCAAGCAAGGCGATGGCCGGCGTCGGGGTTATTTTCTATGTGATGCTGGCGCTGCGCGCGGCGTTGCGTGAGCGTGGCTGGTTTGCCGGCCGGGGTGAGCCGAGTCTGGCCGAACCGAATCTGGCTGAGCTGCTCGATCTGGTCGCGCTCGGCACTGTGGCTGATGTAGTGCCGCTGGATGCCAATAATCGAATTCTGGTGCATCAGGGGCTGGCCCGCATTCGTGCCGGGCGCTGCCGGCCGGGTATCCGAGCCTTGCTTGAGGTCGCCGGGCGCGCTGCGGATAAACTGGTTTCCAGCGATCTTGGTTTCATTGTCGGCCCGCGTTTGAATGCGGCCGGACGGCTGGATGATATGAGCCTGGGCATTGAGTGCCTGCTGACAGAGGACGAGGGGCTGGCGCTGGATATGGCGCGCGAGCTAGACGGCCTCAATCGGGATCGCAAGAGCATCGAGCGCGACATGCAGCAGCAGGCGCTGAAAACGCTCGATGCCATGCAGCTGGATGAGGCTGATCTGCCCTTTGGGTTGTGCCTGTTTGACGCTGAGTGGCACCAGGGGGTTATTGGTATTCTGGCTTCGCGGCTGAAGGATCGTTTTCACCGCCCGGTCATCGCGTTCGCCGATGCGGGCGGCGGCCAGATCAAGGGTTCTGCGCGCTCGGTCGCCGGTCTGCATATTCGCGATGCGTTGGATGCGGTTGCTGCGCAGCATCCCCAGCTCATCAGCAAGTTTGGCGGTCACGCGATGGCGGCCGGTCTGTCGCTGGCGGTGGAGCATTTCGATGCTTTTCGCCAAGCCTTTGATGCCGAGGTGCGACGCCAGCTGAGTGCGGCCGACCTGACCGGGCGCTTGCTGTCTGACGGCGATTTGCAGAGCCATGAGCTTTGCATGCAGACCGCAGGGCAACTGCGGGAGGCTGGACCCTGGGGCCAGCATTTCCCGGAGCCGCTGTTTCACGGCGACTTCAAGCTGGTGCAGCAGCGTCTTGTCGGTGAGCGGCATCTCAAAATGCTATTACAGTTGCCGGCTGGCAACGAACTGTACGATGCTATCGCCTTCAATATAGATCCGCAGTGCTGGCCGAACCCGCAGGCTACCCTGGTTCGCGTGGCTTATACCCTGGATATCAATGAGTTCCGCGGGCGCCAGAGCTTGCAACTGATGGTGCGTCACGTGGAAGCTTTACCTCTAGGCTGA
- a CDS encoding putative bifunctional diguanylate cyclase/phosphodiesterase, producing MPDLKQQLVTMQRSLGLGPDDIRQRLRMLLITEAGLPALHANLQQLDALHCDCIQALFSHLDGFEQPAQLLRDPQRLQYLKAQQQRYFSQLLRGPYDLQYARLRLLVGLTHQRHGLDLKWYLGAFHFYLDYMHLAIRRTWAEQPELAEQLYASLLKAAFFDIALTVDSYASADKMALQASQDRYSRALHGANDGIWEWHVDEDRLHLSERWLAMLGLDSQRAPVTLEQWAMLMPEAQRLTFRAAVQAHLEGRQAFLHLECQLRDSWGQLVWVLIRGVVSTDLYGQRLLAGSQTDIGQRKQAEQELAHATLHDSLTGLPNRQSAGQLIAQALQRQVKPGARHAAVLFIDLDRFKLINDSLGHQTGDQVLIQVAKRIERCLRPGDHLCRFGGDEFVVLLDDMALAHDAELVAKRIMHALHYPIIAGSRRLSVSVSIGVAPLKGEGEQQDALREADLALYRAKAFGKAQLALYNDSLQEEVHQRLNLENALSEALARKQFELYYQPIVQVSAGRSHVVGVEALLRWWQGERLVPPDEFIPALEETGEIVEVGDWVLQQACAQVQQWQQDGLAGLRCSVNLSSRQLQEDGFAQRVATILKETGLPAASLVLEITESLLMRDVPDTLATLRELESMGVRIALDDFGTGFSSLGYLHRYPLHIIKVDKSFITKAPDDDRLKAISRAIIGLGRGLEMDVIAEGIETPEQMDFLHTEGCNFVQGYWFSRPQSASMIHPILVKLSAVAYDASPAEEVLLG from the coding sequence GTGCCGGACCTTAAACAACAACTGGTTACGATGCAGCGCAGTCTTGGGCTGGGCCCCGACGATATTCGTCAGCGCCTGCGAATGCTGCTGATAACCGAGGCAGGTTTGCCAGCGCTACACGCCAATCTGCAGCAGCTGGATGCCCTGCATTGCGACTGTATTCAGGCACTGTTTTCTCACCTTGATGGTTTCGAGCAACCTGCGCAGCTACTCCGCGACCCGCAGCGTCTGCAGTACCTCAAAGCCCAGCAGCAACGCTATTTCAGCCAGCTGCTGCGCGGCCCCTACGATCTGCAATATGCCCGTCTGCGACTATTGGTTGGCCTGACCCATCAGCGCCATGGCCTGGATCTGAAGTGGTATCTCGGCGCCTTCCACTTTTACCTCGACTATATGCACTTGGCCATCCGCCGCACCTGGGCTGAACAGCCAGAACTGGCCGAGCAGCTGTACGCCAGCTTGCTGAAGGCGGCGTTTTTTGACATCGCACTGACCGTAGACAGCTACGCCAGTGCCGATAAGATGGCGCTGCAGGCCAGCCAGGATCGCTACTCCAGGGCGTTGCACGGGGCCAATGACGGGATCTGGGAATGGCATGTTGATGAGGATCGTCTGCATCTCTCCGAACGCTGGCTGGCGATGCTGGGGCTCGATAGCCAGCGTGCTCCAGTGACGCTTGAGCAATGGGCCATGCTCATGCCGGAGGCGCAGCGGCTGACCTTTCGAGCTGCGGTCCAGGCCCATTTGGAGGGGCGTCAGGCCTTTCTGCACCTGGAGTGTCAGCTACGTGACAGCTGGGGGCAACTGGTCTGGGTACTGATACGCGGGGTGGTGAGTACCGATCTGTATGGTCAGCGGTTGCTGGCGGGTTCGCAGACAGATATCGGTCAGCGCAAGCAGGCCGAGCAGGAGCTGGCGCATGCCACGCTGCACGACAGTCTCACCGGTCTGCCCAACCGGCAAAGTGCCGGCCAGCTGATTGCTCAGGCCTTGCAGCGTCAGGTCAAGCCGGGTGCACGGCACGCCGCTGTACTCTTTATTGATCTGGACCGTTTCAAGTTGATCAATGACAGCCTGGGCCACCAGACGGGTGATCAGGTGCTCATTCAGGTCGCCAAGCGTATTGAGCGTTGCCTGCGTCCTGGTGACCATCTGTGCCGGTTTGGCGGTGATGAATTTGTGGTGCTGCTGGATGACATGGCCTTGGCACATGATGCTGAGCTGGTCGCCAAGCGCATCATGCACGCGTTGCATTATCCGATTATTGCCGGCTCACGCCGCCTCAGTGTCAGCGTCAGCATCGGCGTGGCGCCGCTCAAGGGTGAGGGCGAGCAGCAGGATGCGCTACGTGAAGCCGATCTTGCTCTGTATCGGGCCAAGGCCTTTGGAAAAGCGCAGCTGGCGCTCTACAACGACAGCCTGCAGGAAGAGGTGCATCAGCGCCTGAACCTGGAGAATGCATTGAGTGAGGCGCTGGCCCGCAAGCAGTTTGAGCTTTATTACCAGCCGATTGTGCAGGTGTCTGCCGGTCGCTCCCATGTGGTGGGCGTCGAAGCCCTGCTGCGCTGGTGGCAGGGTGAGCGCCTGGTGCCGCCGGATGAGTTTATCCCGGCGCTGGAAGAAACCGGCGAGATTGTCGAGGTTGGTGATTGGGTGCTGCAGCAGGCTTGCGCTCAGGTTCAGCAGTGGCAACAGGATGGGCTGGCCGGGTTGCGGTGTTCGGTGAACCTGTCCAGTCGTCAACTGCAGGAAGACGGGTTTGCCCAGCGCGTCGCGACCATCCTGAAGGAAACGGGTTTGCCGGCTGCTAGCCTGGTGCTGGAAATTACCGAGAGCCTGCTGATGCGTGATGTCCCTGATACCCTGGCCACCCTGCGTGAGCTGGAAAGCATGGGCGTGCGCATTGCGCTGGATGATTTCGGCACCGGCTTCTCGTCGCTGGGTTACCTGCATCGTTATCCGCTGCACATCATCAAGGTGGATAAAAGCTTCATCACCAAGGCGCCGGATGACGACCGTCTGAAGGCGATCAGTCGGGCCATCATCGGTCTGGGTCGTGGTCTGGAAATGGACGTTATCGCCGAGGGTATTGAAACCCCCGAGCAGATGGACTTTCTGCATACCGAGGGCTGCAACTTCGTGCAGGGATACTGGTTCAGTCGTCCGCAGTCGGCCAGCATGATTCACCCCATCCTGGTAAAACTCTCAGCAGTGGCCTACGACGCCTCGCCGGCTGAAGAAGTGCTGCTTGGCTGA
- a CDS encoding methyl-accepting chemotaxis protein → MLIRRANIGLRAAACFAALALLMVMLGAMSLVQMQRMDHMAKQVDENWLPAILETNDMGIAIARVRALTLRSITLSNGAELTDTLQRMQGAETDMLAAEKRYEALIASEQERAAFNEFKTASDRYLAQQHLVVELVKAGRTEEAEAAVSSGLNQYADEMMLRLRRLTELNQQGATAAAKAADASYQNGFTVVVGLLVVTLLLTVGLAVLLTRSIVRPLAEALGVAKVIAAGDLTQRFTIEGRDEPAQLLVALRDMQRSLSDTIQGISNSSTQLASAAEELNAVTEDATRGLRQQNNEMEQAATAVNEMTAAVEEVARNAVSTSEASRETDNNARDGGEKVRQTVASINTLAGDVTATADSVEDLAKDVHNISQVLDVIRAVAEQTNLLALNAAIEAARAGEQGRGFAVVADEVRALAHRTQQSTEEIERMISAVQQGAAGAVTAMQKSMGQASHTLGLAQAAGEALEDITRAVGSINERNMVIASASEEQAQVAREVDRNLINIRDLSMQTAAGAEQTNAASQELSRLAVTLNQLVARFKLQ, encoded by the coding sequence ATGTTGATCAGACGTGCCAATATTGGACTCAGAGCCGCCGCGTGCTTCGCCGCGCTGGCGTTGTTGATGGTCATGCTCGGTGCCATGTCGCTGGTTCAGATGCAGCGTATGGATCATATGGCCAAGCAGGTTGATGAAAACTGGCTGCCGGCGATCCTGGAAACCAATGATATGGGCATCGCCATTGCCCGCGTTCGCGCTCTGACCTTGCGCTCCATCACGCTCAGTAACGGCGCTGAGCTTACCGATACCCTGCAGCGTATGCAGGGCGCTGAAACCGATATGCTGGCTGCTGAAAAGCGCTATGAAGCACTTATTGCATCTGAGCAGGAGCGCGCCGCCTTCAACGAATTCAAGACGGCGTCAGATCGCTATTTAGCGCAGCAGCATCTGGTGGTGGAACTGGTCAAGGCGGGGCGGACGGAGGAGGCCGAGGCGGCGGTTTCCAGCGGGCTGAACCAGTATGCCGATGAGATGATGCTGCGGCTAAGACGGCTGACCGAGCTGAACCAGCAGGGCGCCACAGCGGCTGCCAAGGCGGCAGATGCCAGCTATCAGAATGGCTTTACGGTGGTGGTGGGGCTACTGGTGGTCACTCTGCTGTTGACTGTTGGGCTGGCCGTGCTGCTCACCCGCAGCATTGTCCGCCCGTTGGCTGAGGCGCTGGGCGTGGCCAAAGTGATCGCCGCGGGCGACCTGACCCAAAGGTTTACCATCGAGGGTCGCGACGAACCTGCGCAATTACTGGTCGCGCTGCGCGACATGCAACGCAGCTTGAGCGACACCATTCAAGGCATCAGTAACTCCTCCACCCAGCTGGCCTCGGCGGCGGAAGAGTTGAACGCTGTCACTGAGGACGCGACCCGAGGCTTGCGGCAGCAGAACAATGAAATGGAGCAGGCGGCTACCGCCGTCAACGAGATGACCGCGGCGGTGGAAGAGGTCGCGCGTAATGCGGTGAGCACCTCTGAGGCCTCCCGCGAGACCGATAACAATGCCCGCGACGGCGGCGAAAAGGTACGTCAGACGGTGGCCTCCATCAATACCCTGGCTGGCGATGTAACCGCGACGGCTGACAGCGTTGAAGATCTGGCCAAGGATGTGCACAACATATCCCAGGTGCTGGATGTTATCCGCGCGGTGGCTGAGCAGACTAACCTGCTGGCGCTGAACGCCGCAATTGAAGCGGCCCGTGCCGGCGAGCAGGGGCGTGGTTTTGCTGTGGTCGCGGACGAAGTGCGCGCACTGGCACACCGTACGCAGCAGTCGACGGAGGAAATCGAACGCATGATTTCCGCGGTGCAGCAGGGCGCCGCCGGCGCGGTTACGGCGATGCAGAAGAGCATGGGGCAGGCCAGCCATACCTTGGGGCTGGCGCAAGCGGCCGGTGAGGCGCTGGAAGACATAACCCGCGCCGTCGGCTCGATCAACGAGCGCAATATGGTGATCGCCAGCGCCTCCGAAGAGCAGGCGCAAGTCGCTCGGGAAGTGGATCGCAACCTGATCAATATCCGGGATCTGTCGATGCAGACGGCTGCCGGTGCCGAGCAGACCAATGCCGCCAGCCAGGAGCTGTCGCGCCTGGCCGTGACCTTGAACCAGCTGGTTGCACGCTTCAAGCTGCAGTGA
- the prfB gene encoding peptide chain release factor 2 (programmed frameshift), with protein sequence MEINPILNTIKDLRSRSETIRGYLDYDQKHERLIEVERELEDPSVWNEPERAQNLGRERAQLAQIVETLDQMSSGLADASDLLEMAAEEEDQGAVDDVVVELERLQAALEKLEFRRMFSGEMDASNCYLDIQAGSGGTEAQDWANMLLRMYLRWADQRGFETEIVELSEGEVAGIKSATVHIKGEYAFGWLRTEIGVHRLVRKSPYDSGNRRHTSFSAVFAAPEIDDDIEIDINPADLRVDTYRSSGAGGQHVNTTDSAVRITHVPTNTVVSCQNQRSQHANRDTAMKMLRAKLYELEMMKRNEAAQALEDTKSDIGWGHQIRSYVLDQSRIKDLRTGIENSNCNAVLDGDLDEFIEASLKQGL encoded by the exons ATGGAAATCAATCCGATTCTGAACACCATCAAAGATCTGCGTAGTCGCTCCGAAACCATTCGGGGGTATCTT GACTACGATCAAAAGCACGAACGGCTGATCGAAGTAGAGCGCGAACTGGAAGATCCCAGCGTCTGGAACGAGCCCGAACGGGCACAGAACCTGGGGCGTGAGCGCGCGCAGCTGGCGCAGATTGTAGAAACCCTGGATCAGATGAGCAGCGGCCTGGCCGACGCCTCCGACCTGCTGGAAATGGCAGCGGAAGAAGAAGATCAGGGCGCCGTGGATGACGTGGTGGTCGAGCTGGAGCGCCTGCAGGCGGCGCTGGAAAAGCTGGAGTTCCGCCGCATGTTCAGCGGCGAGATGGACGCCAGCAACTGCTATCTGGATATTCAGGCCGGCTCTGGCGGTACCGAGGCGCAGGACTGGGCCAATATGCTGCTGCGCATGTACCTGCGCTGGGCCGACCAGCGCGGCTTTGAAACCGAGATCGTGGAGCTGTCCGAAGGCGAGGTGGCCGGTATCAAGAGTGCCACCGTGCACATCAAGGGCGAATACGCTTTTGGCTGGTTGCGCACCGAGATTGGTGTACATCGCCTGGTGCGCAAGAGCCCTTATGACTCGGGCAACCGCCGGCACACCTCGTTTTCCGCTGTGTTCGCCGCGCCGGAAATCGATGACGATATCGAAATCGACATCAACCCGGCTGACCTGCGCGTCGATACCTACCGCTCCTCAGGCGCCGGCGGTCAGCACGTAAACACCACCGACTCGGCAGTACGTATTACCCACGTGCCGACCAATACCGTGGTGAGCTGCCAGAACCAGCGTTCCCAGCACGCCAACCGTGACACCGCCATGAAAATGCTGCGGGCCAAGTTGTACGAGCTGGAAATGATGAAGCGCAACGAAGCGGCGCAGGCGCTGGAGGATACCAAATCCGACATCGGCTGGGGTCACCAGATTCGCTCCTACGTACTGGATCAGTCGCGCATCAAGGATTTGCGCACCGGTATCGAGAACAGCAACTGCAACGCGGTGCTGGACGGTGATCTGGACGAGTTTATCGAGGCCAGTCTGAAGCAGGGGCTCTAA
- the lysS gene encoding lysine--tRNA ligase yields MTDQQQDPQAQHEEENQLIALRKAKLAAAREKGAVFPNDFRPDSYCGELQQAYADKSKEELAESAIPVKIAGRIMLNRGAFMVLQDMSGRLQVYVDRKGLPAQTLEEIKHWDLGDIIAAEGTLARSGKGDLYVHMTAVTLLTKSLRPLPDKHHGLTDTEQRYRQRYVDLIVNEDTRNTFMVRSKVIGHIRKFLNERNFLEVETPMLQTIPGGAAAKPFETHHNALDLPMFLRIAPELYLKRLVVGGFERVFEINRNFRNEGVSTRHNPEFTMLEFYQAYADYEDNMDLTEELFRELAQLVLGSTDVPYQGKVFHFGEPFARLSVFDSILKYNDDISADDLRDLEKARAIAKKAGADVKGFEGLGKLQTMIFEELVEHRLEQPTFITRYPFEVSPLARRSDDDPSVTDRFELFIGGREIANAYSELNDAEDQAERFHAQVKDKDAGDDEAMHFDADFVRALEFGMPPTAGEGIGIDRLVMLLTDAPSIRDVILFPHMRPETA; encoded by the coding sequence ATGACCGATCAGCAGCAAGACCCGCAAGCGCAACACGAGGAAGAAAACCAGCTCATCGCACTGCGCAAGGCCAAACTGGCCGCCGCGCGTGAAAAGGGTGCGGTCTTCCCCAACGATTTTCGTCCCGACAGCTATTGCGGCGAGCTGCAGCAGGCCTATGCCGACAAGAGCAAGGAAGAGCTGGCCGAAAGCGCCATCCCGGTAAAAATCGCTGGCCGCATCATGCTCAACCGTGGAGCCTTCATGGTGCTGCAGGATATGAGCGGTCGTCTGCAGGTCTATGTTGATCGCAAGGGTTTGCCGGCGCAGACGCTGGAAGAGATCAAACACTGGGACCTGGGCGACATTATTGCTGCCGAAGGTACCCTGGCGCGTTCCGGCAAGGGTGATCTGTACGTGCACATGACGGCGGTCACGCTGCTGACCAAGTCACTGCGCCCGCTGCCCGACAAGCACCACGGTCTCACCGACACCGAGCAGCGCTATCGTCAGCGCTACGTTGACTTGATCGTCAACGAAGACACCCGCAATACCTTCATGGTGCGCTCCAAGGTCATCGGCCATATCCGCAAATTCCTCAACGAGCGCAACTTCCTCGAAGTGGAAACGCCCATGCTGCAGACCATTCCCGGTGGCGCTGCAGCCAAGCCGTTCGAGACCCATCACAACGCGCTGGATTTGCCGATGTTCCTGCGGATTGCGCCCGAGCTGTATCTCAAGCGTCTGGTGGTCGGGGGCTTCGAGCGCGTGTTCGAGATCAACCGCAACTTCCGGAACGAGGGCGTTTCAACGCGCCACAATCCGGAATTCACCATGTTGGAGTTCTATCAGGCCTACGCCGATTACGAAGACAACATGGACCTGACCGAAGAGCTGTTCCGCGAGCTCGCACAACTGGTGCTGGGCAGCACCGATGTGCCCTACCAGGGCAAGGTGTTCCACTTTGGCGAACCCTTTGCGCGGTTGTCGGTGTTCGACTCCATCCTCAAGTACAACGACGATATCAGCGCTGACGACCTGCGTGATCTGGAGAAGGCGCGCGCGATTGCCAAGAAGGCCGGCGCCGATGTGAAAGGCTTTGAGGGCCTGGGCAAGCTGCAGACCATGATTTTTGAAGAGCTGGTTGAGCACCGGTTGGAGCAGCCGACTTTCATTACGCGCTACCCGTTCGAAGTCTCGCCGCTGGCGCGCCGCAGTGATGACGATCCGAGCGTCACCGATCGCTTTGAGCTGTTCATCGGTGGCCGGGAGATCGCCAACGCCTACTCGGAGCTTAACGACGCCGAAGATCAGGCGGAGCGCTTCCATGCGCAGGTCAAGGACAAGGATGCCGGCGACGATGAAGCCATGCATTTCGATGCCGACTTCGTGCGTGCGCTAGAGTTTGGCATGCCGCCAACGGCAGGTGAGGGCATTGGCATCGACCGTCTGGTGATGCTGCTGACCGACGCGCCTTCGATTCGTGACGTCATCCTGTTTCCGCACATGCGGCCCGAAACGGCATAG
- a CDS encoding flavohemoglobin expression-modulating QEGLA motif protein, producing the protein MKQNEQYQLVIRSLSDRIVEAQAPIRVLDAIKWDDSVRDAFFQKRCKALPDVTADYYAQRPLGYNPGELRQAFQDIERDITRQLGTFNPVGQIMRRMCREYRMVIRMLEARGNPDFGLISQELYGAASDAFHAGDPTLTDLGIALSESLSNIARTEIAREPKTIAAPEAVEILQARMNDAFPDDQAVRVFESDGIVADAAAGADYIKIRSDAKFNQRDLNILAVHEGMVHVATSLNGQHQPICTFLAKGPPSSTVTQEGLAILMEVLTFASYPARLRKLTDRTRAIQIAETGGDFMDVFQFYRDEGYSREDGYNNASRVFRGSSSSGLPFTKDLVYLKGFILTYNYIQLAVRKGKLQQIPLLFCGKTTLEDMRTLNQLVEEGLVVPPRYLPAPFADLNALSAWMCFSGFLNNLSLERVEADYANIL; encoded by the coding sequence GTGAAACAGAACGAACAGTATCAGTTGGTTATCCGCAGCTTGTCGGACCGCATAGTCGAGGCGCAGGCGCCGATTCGGGTGCTGGATGCGATCAAGTGGGACGACAGCGTACGCGACGCTTTCTTCCAGAAGCGCTGCAAAGCCTTGCCCGATGTGACGGCCGATTATTATGCCCAGCGCCCGCTGGGCTATAACCCCGGCGAACTGCGTCAGGCATTTCAGGATATCGAGCGCGACATTACTCGGCAGTTGGGGACCTTCAACCCGGTTGGTCAGATCATGCGCCGTATGTGCCGTGAGTACCGCATGGTCATTCGCATGCTCGAAGCGCGCGGCAACCCTGACTTTGGCCTGATTTCGCAAGAGCTGTACGGTGCTGCCTCCGATGCCTTCCACGCGGGAGACCCGACACTGACCGATCTGGGTATAGCGCTGAGCGAGTCGCTGAGCAACATAGCGCGTACCGAGATTGCCCGCGAACCCAAGACCATTGCTGCCCCGGAAGCGGTAGAGATTCTGCAGGCGCGGATGAACGATGCCTTTCCGGACGATCAGGCGGTTCGCGTTTTCGAGTCAGATGGCATTGTGGCGGATGCCGCTGCCGGTGCCGATTACATCAAGATTCGCAGCGACGCCAAGTTCAACCAGCGCGACCTGAATATTCTTGCCGTGCACGAGGGTATGGTGCACGTGGCTACCAGTCTCAACGGCCAGCATCAGCCGATTTGTACCTTCCTGGCCAAGGGGCCCCCGTCCTCAACCGTGACGCAGGAAGGCCTGGCAATTCTGATGGAGGTGCTGACCTTCGCCTCCTATCCTGCGCGCCTGCGCAAGCTGACTGATCGCACCCGCGCGATTCAGATAGCCGAGACCGGCGGTGACTTCATGGATGTGTTCCAGTTCTATCGTGATGAGGGTTACTCGCGCGAGGACGGCTACAACAATGCCAGCCGGGTGTTCCGTGGCTCCAGCAGCAGCGGTTTACCCTTCACCAAGGATCTGGTCTATCTCAAGGGCTTTATCCTGACCTACAACTATATCCAGCTGGCGGTCCGCAAGGGCAAGCTGCAGCAGATTCCATTGCTGTTCTGCGGCAAAACCACGCTGGAGGATATGCGTACCTTGAACCAGTTGGTCGAAGAGGGCTTGGTGGTGCCGCCGCGTTATCTGCCGGCGCCTTTTGCCGATTTGAACGCCTTGAGCGCCTGGATGTGTTTTTCCGGGTTCCTGAATAACCTGAGTCTGGAGCGGGTCGAAGCTGACTACGCGAATATTCTGTAA
- the ung gene encoding uracil-DNA glycosylase, translated as MAERRVELEPGWLAALGGEFEQPYMQSLRSFLQAEKAAGKQIFPPGPLIFNALNSTPLDHVKVVILGQDPYHGPGQAHGLSFSVPPGVRQPPSLKNMLKELERDLGLPIPAHGCLQSWAEQGVLLLNSVLTVEQANAGSHSNRGWEVFTTKVIEAVNRHHQHCVFMLWGSYAQRKGQQIDAERHCILKSVHPSPLSAHRGFIGNGHFSAANDYLVKHGMTPVDWRLPAVE; from the coding sequence ATGGCCGAGCGACGCGTAGAGCTGGAGCCGGGGTGGCTGGCGGCGCTGGGTGGGGAGTTTGAGCAGCCCTATATGCAGTCGCTGCGCAGTTTCCTGCAGGCGGAAAAGGCTGCGGGCAAGCAGATTTTCCCGCCGGGCCCGTTGATTTTCAATGCGCTGAACAGCACGCCGCTGGATCACGTCAAGGTGGTAATTCTCGGTCAGGACCCTTACCACGGGCCGGGGCAGGCCCACGGCCTCAGTTTTTCAGTGCCGCCGGGCGTGCGTCAGCCGCCGTCGTTGAAGAATATGCTGAAAGAGCTGGAGCGCGACCTGGGGCTCCCCATACCGGCGCACGGTTGTCTGCAGTCCTGGGCTGAACAGGGTGTGTTGCTGCTCAATTCGGTGCTGACGGTCGAACAGGCCAACGCCGGCTCCCATTCGAACCGCGGCTGGGAGGTCTTCACTACGAAGGTGATCGAGGCGGTTAATCGTCATCACCAGCACTGCGTGTTCATGCTCTGGGGCAGTTATGCGCAGCGTAAGGGCCAGCAGATCGACGCTGAGCGTCATTGCATTCTCAAATCGGTGCATCCATCGCCGCTCTCGGCGCACCGCGGTTTTATCGGCAACGGTCACTTTTCTGCCGCCAACGACTATCTTGTAAAACATGGCATGACGCCTGTGGACTGGCGCTTGCCTGCTGTCGAATAA